A portion of the Hoplias malabaricus isolate fHopMal1 chromosome 1, fHopMal1.hap1, whole genome shotgun sequence genome contains these proteins:
- the zp3d.2 gene encoding zona pellucida sperm-binding protein 3d.2 has translation MGQIFPPLLLIVGLLWPRARAEGSPSSWAELAVPEQRETELGPAPLRLPGFVHSRVPLVDRTRFAPARASESLTLSERVRKVLVPVPEPTRADRTDTGPNRVRVICNSKQMRVKVPVTFLGSGSGLRLGSCAASRSTEEHVLFLNNLQQCGTTREIINNQVVYSNTLHYSPPDTEGSDRDSPGFSVPVHCHFNRFHYSYKIGFVPNVETQKIFKPMKVKTSSSLSLHDAKWRRLDFPRVYLLGRPMFLEAKISSVAEGERLYLSSCHVTANSSLFSTPQVTVINNYGCFVDSRSSSGSKFIASSRRNVVRFSLGTFTFKGISAKELYIHCETSVSSENPTETTKFCSYNQQENRWEELYGSDSVCSCCNATCPSSAPTESKKSEQKEYTPETRRLFEEVFGLD, from the exons ATGGGTCAGATTTTCCCGCCACTGCTGTTGATAGTGGGCTTGCTCTGGCCGCGCGCGCGCGCTGAAGGAAGCCCAAGCTCCTGGGCCGAGCTCGCGGTACCGGAGCAGAGAGAAACCGAGCTCGGTCCGGCTCCTTTGCGCCTCCCGGGTTTCGTCCACTCCAGGGTTCCTCTGGTGGACAGAACCCGGTTCGCTCCAGCGCGCGCCTCTGAGTCCTTGACGCTTTCCGAGCGCGTGAGGAAGGTGCTAGTCCCGGTTCCGGAGCCCACGCGCGCCGACAGAACCGACACAGGACCCAACCGTGTCCGCGTGATCTGTAACTCCAAACAGATGCGCGTAAAGGTTCCTGTAACGTTTCTAGGTTCGGGTTctggactcagactgggctCGTGTGCTGCAAGCAGGTCAACAGAGGAGCACGTGCTCTTTCTGAATAATCTACAGCAGTGTGGAACCACGAGAGAG ATAATCAACAATCAAGTGGTTTATTCCAACACGCTTCACTACAGCCCCCCGGACACTGAGGGGTCAGACAGAGACTCTCCGGGTTTCTCCGTCCCTGTCCACTGTCACTTCAACAG GTTCCACTACTCGTATAAAATCGGTTTTGTGCCGAATGTTGAAACGCAGAAAATCTTCAAACCCATGAAGGTCAAGACAAGTTCCTCGCTGTCGCTACACGACG CCAAGTGGAGGAGACTGGACTTCCCCAGGGTGTATCTTCTCGGTCGTCCGATGTTCCTTGAGGCCAAAATCTCATCTGTTGCTGAAGGTGAAAGGTTATATTTGAGCTCTTGTCATGTGACGGCGAACAGCTCTCTCTTCTCCACGCCGCAGGTCACAGTCATCAACAACTATGG ATGTTTTGTGGACAGCAGGAGCAGCAGTGGTTCCAAGTTCATTGCGAGCAGCAGGAGGAACGTGGTCAGATTTTCTCTGGGCACTTTCACGTTCAAAGGAATTTCAGCAAag GAGCTGTATATTCACTGTGAGACATCCGTCAGCAGTGAGAACCCCACAGAAACCACCAAGTTCTGTTCTTACAACCAGCAGGAAAACAG ATGGGAAGAACTCTATGGTTCTGATTCAGTTTGTTCCTGCTGTAACGCCACCTGCCCCTCTAGTGCCCCCACTG AGAGTAAGAAATCGGAGCAGAAAGAATACACACCGGAGACTCGCCGGTTATTTGAAGAGGTTTTCGGACTGGACTGA